In Arsenicicoccus sp. oral taxon 190, the following are encoded in one genomic region:
- a CDS encoding CYTH and CHAD domain-containing protein produces MSATEHQEIERKYAVDAGAVLPSLVTLPGVDDVSRRGPDELDAVYLDTDDLALARARITLRRRTGGKDAGWHLKLPAKKDVRRELHAPLEDHDVDLADLQVPAELLPHVLAHTRGRALTPVVRLTNRRTTTELRSGGEEHRFLAEVACDEVTATPLREGVEPSSWSEWEVELVDGPVPLLDAVERLLTCAGARPAQGPSKLVRALGPLAPQPPAIHAVPAKPTAGQVMMAALQTTVERLKAEDAGARLSAPDAVHQMRVATRRLRTLLSTYGPLLDEELTTHLRAELKVLADTLGGVRDAEVMRDRLLALVESQPSQSVLGPVAGRIDTELTKDYDRAHARLVRGLEHERYYALLDELDALVASPPLTPLADERATLVVPRLLGRDWRRMRRAVRHASAADDPARAETALHEVRKGAKRLRYAAESTTVVLGIRGKQLAKRSADLSDILGEHQDSVITQEALRDLGLRAQRHGEPSYTYGRLEGLEESTRGDLSGKAYRKALGRVGKRRLKGWKQV; encoded by the coding sequence GTGAGTGCGACGGAGCATCAGGAGATCGAGCGCAAGTATGCCGTCGACGCCGGGGCGGTGCTGCCGTCCCTCGTCACGCTGCCCGGGGTGGACGACGTCTCGCGGCGGGGCCCGGACGAGCTGGACGCCGTCTACCTCGACACCGACGACCTGGCGCTCGCGCGGGCCCGGATCACGCTGCGCCGCCGCACCGGCGGCAAGGACGCCGGCTGGCACCTGAAGCTCCCCGCCAAGAAGGACGTGCGTCGCGAGCTGCACGCCCCGCTCGAGGACCACGACGTCGACCTCGCGGACCTGCAGGTCCCGGCCGAGCTGCTGCCCCACGTGCTGGCGCACACCCGGGGCCGCGCGCTCACGCCGGTGGTGCGGCTCACGAACCGCCGCACCACCACCGAGCTGCGGTCCGGCGGCGAGGAGCACAGGTTCCTCGCGGAGGTGGCCTGCGACGAGGTCACCGCGACCCCGCTGCGCGAGGGCGTGGAGCCGTCGTCCTGGAGCGAGTGGGAGGTCGAGCTCGTCGACGGCCCGGTGCCGCTGCTCGACGCCGTCGAGCGCCTGCTGACGTGCGCCGGCGCCCGCCCCGCCCAGGGCCCGTCCAAGCTCGTGCGCGCCCTCGGCCCGCTCGCCCCCCAGCCGCCCGCGATCCACGCCGTCCCCGCCAAGCCCACCGCCGGGCAGGTGATGATGGCGGCCCTGCAGACCACCGTCGAGCGCCTCAAGGCCGAGGACGCCGGGGCGCGCCTGTCCGCCCCCGACGCGGTGCACCAGATGCGGGTCGCGACGCGGCGGCTGCGGACGCTGTTGTCGACATACGGCCCGCTCCTGGACGAGGAGCTGACCACCCACCTGCGTGCCGAGCTCAAGGTGCTGGCCGACACCCTCGGCGGCGTCCGCGACGCCGAGGTGATGCGCGACCGGCTGCTCGCGCTCGTGGAGTCCCAGCCCTCCCAGTCGGTCCTGGGCCCGGTGGCCGGGCGCATCGACACCGAGCTGACCAAGGACTACGACCGCGCCCACGCGCGGCTGGTCCGGGGCCTGGAGCACGAGCGCTACTACGCCCTGCTCGACGAGCTGGACGCGCTGGTCGCCAGCCCGCCCCTGACCCCGCTCGCCGACGAGCGCGCCACGCTGGTCGTCCCCCGGCTCCTCGGCCGCGACTGGCGACGGATGCGCCGCGCGGTCCGGCACGCCTCGGCCGCCGACGACCCGGCGCGTGCCGAGACCGCCCTGCACGAGGTCCGCAAGGGCGCCAAGCGACTGCGCTACGCCGCGGAATCCACGACCGTCGTGCTCGGGATCCGCGGCAAGCAGCTCGCCAAGCGCAGTGCCGACCTGTCCGACATCCTCGGCGAGCACCAGGACAGCGTCATCACCCAGGAGGCGCTGCGGGACCTGGGGCTGCGCGCGCAGCGCCACGGCGAGCCGTCCTACACCTACGGCCGGCTCGAGGGGCTCGAGGAGTCCACCCGGGGCGACCTGTCCGGGAAGGCCTACCGCAAGGCCCTCGGACGCGTCGGCAAGCGTCGCCTCAAGGGCTGGAAGCAGGTCTGA
- a CDS encoding amylosucrase, producing the protein MSAPSHWPAVPRSYRSLPGWAELDGFAQATFEARLHTLWPDLARPVTELYADREDLPVVLDRLVTVVARAYLDRAEDLRVLDQRRLSQPDWFQRHDMVGYVCYTDRFSGSFATLPSRLDYLAEQGVTYLHLMPVLAPREGPNDGGYAVVDYRETDPRLGSMAELRDLATTLRGRGISLVVDLVCNHTAREHEWARRAVAGETAEDLAYRDYYFFYPDRTMPDQWEQSLPEVFPDFAPGSFTWVPEADAWVWTTFNDYQWDLDYTNPRVLEEMLDVICHLGNAGVEVVRLDAVAFMWKRLGTTCQNQPEAHLILQAFRAFTRLAMPGVVLLAEAIVSPEDLVPYLGQGAATGRECELAYHNVYMVGLWSALAEGDARLLTHTLRSMPPIPPSVAWLTYSRLHDDIGWAVTDANAAAVGLDGFAHRSFLSDFYSGAHPGSWAEGEVFQENPVTRDRRISGTLASLAGLERARQRGDGEAVGLAIRRILLLHGLVLVHGGVPLIYMGDELGMLNDRSYLADPARAEDNRWVHRPAMDWLAAERRHDPTAVEARVFEGLQQLVRARQGLPQLHAQTPVEALDLGGDDVFALLRTGPRGHCLALANLTDAPRHVSLHGFDRFGPLSGLRDAITGDDLWWDFTLEPYQQRWVVPAP; encoded by the coding sequence ATGTCGGCACCCTCGCACTGGCCCGCGGTCCCCCGCTCCTACCGCTCGCTGCCCGGGTGGGCCGAGCTCGACGGCTTCGCGCAGGCCACCTTCGAGGCCAGGCTGCACACCCTGTGGCCGGACCTGGCCCGGCCGGTCACCGAGCTGTATGCCGATCGCGAGGACCTGCCCGTCGTCCTGGACCGGCTCGTGACGGTCGTGGCCCGCGCCTACCTGGACCGCGCCGAGGACCTGCGGGTCCTGGACCAGCGGCGGCTCTCCCAGCCCGACTGGTTCCAGCGCCACGACATGGTCGGTTACGTCTGCTACACCGACCGGTTCAGCGGGTCCTTCGCGACGCTGCCGTCCCGGCTCGACTACCTCGCCGAGCAGGGCGTGACCTACCTGCACCTGATGCCGGTGCTCGCACCCCGGGAGGGACCCAACGACGGTGGCTACGCCGTCGTGGACTACCGCGAGACCGACCCCCGGCTGGGGTCCATGGCGGAGCTGCGGGACCTCGCGACCACGCTGCGCGGCCGGGGGATCTCCCTGGTCGTGGACCTCGTCTGCAACCACACCGCCCGCGAGCACGAGTGGGCGCGGCGGGCGGTCGCCGGCGAGACGGCCGAGGACCTGGCCTACCGGGACTACTACTTCTTCTACCCCGACCGGACGATGCCCGACCAGTGGGAGCAGTCGCTGCCCGAGGTCTTCCCCGACTTCGCGCCCGGCAGCTTCACCTGGGTGCCCGAGGCCGACGCGTGGGTGTGGACGACCTTCAACGACTACCAGTGGGACCTCGACTACACCAACCCGCGCGTGCTCGAGGAGATGCTCGACGTCATCTGCCACCTCGGCAACGCCGGGGTCGAGGTCGTGCGCCTCGACGCCGTCGCGTTCATGTGGAAGCGGCTCGGCACCACCTGCCAGAACCAGCCGGAGGCGCACCTGATCCTGCAGGCCTTCCGGGCGTTCACGCGGCTCGCGATGCCCGGGGTGGTGCTGCTCGCCGAGGCCATCGTCTCCCCGGAGGACCTGGTCCCCTACCTCGGGCAGGGCGCCGCGACCGGCCGGGAGTGCGAGCTCGCCTACCACAACGTCTACATGGTGGGGCTGTGGTCGGCGCTCGCCGAGGGGGACGCCCGGCTCCTCACCCACACGCTGCGGTCGATGCCCCCGATCCCGCCGAGCGTCGCGTGGCTCACCTACAGCCGGCTCCACGACGACATCGGCTGGGCCGTCACCGACGCCAACGCCGCCGCCGTGGGCCTGGACGGCTTCGCCCACCGCTCCTTCCTGTCCGACTTCTACTCCGGGGCGCACCCCGGGTCGTGGGCCGAGGGCGAGGTCTTCCAGGAGAACCCCGTCACCCGCGACCGCCGCATCTCCGGCACCCTCGCCTCGCTGGCCGGGCTCGAGCGGGCGAGGCAGCGCGGTGACGGGGAGGCGGTGGGGCTCGCCATACGGCGGATCCTGCTGCTGCACGGGCTGGTCCTGGTGCACGGAGGCGTCCCGCTGATCTACATGGGCGACGAGCTGGGGATGCTCAACGACCGGTCGTACCTGGCGGACCCGGCGCGCGCCGAGGACAACCGGTGGGTGCACCGGCCCGCGATGGACTGGCTGGCGGCCGAGCGGAGGCACGACCCGACGGCCGTGGAGGCGCGAGTCTTCGAGGGGCTGCAGCAGCTGGTCCGCGCCCGTCAGGGGCTGCCGCAGCTGCATGCCCAGACCCCCGTCGAGGCCCTCGACCTGGGCGGGGACGACGTCTTCGCGCTGCTGCGCACCGGCCCGCGGGGGCACTGCCTGGCGCTCGCCAACCTCACCGACGCGCCCCGGCACGTGTCGCTGCACGGGTTCGACCGGTTCGGGCCGCTGTCGGGGCTGCGTGACGCGATCACCGGGGACGACCTGTGGTGGGACTTCACCCTGGAGCCCTACCAGCAGCGCTGGGTCGTGCCGGCGCCCTGA
- a CDS encoding metallophosphoesterase family protein gives MAAVLAVAALTLTASLVGVAVTSVWPTEVSTSSYAATVRLSAEPDQLSTLHAPTLFGDLDLRFDGVVPAPGINAVAQVSDRITTVLATKDLSVGALKPTPAELDQVTSTVVSHVGGKFALGVLVTCLLVAFAIRHWRSRDAALRPWRRAVVIPALAAVLALGGTAGAAWTTFQPGRLEAVGTNGLLGYVRSNTRILADVEARSEQASPYVKNMLALSAALQDKFVPAELATPASVKVLLVSDIHGANAYPLMRQIIQTEGITAVVDTGDLINFGRVEEAEAGGLFTGIRSLGVPYLFVRGNHDATSPTDEALLQRMAQVPGVVVLQPAPRRYTIATVGGLRVGGFNDPRWFGDDGGGGATSQVPAAEAFTEAMDQLRAGTAVVSTPSSTSGATATPSGGTPAPTTPGTKSPTPTPSQSALAADSRRGLDLLVTHEPYAADRVGDAGIRLNGHMHSAGLQGNRIQVGTFTGGGVVSHYIQDKQGGELSGQPYAFDILSFGADCRLQTLTRYSYRDLLEGRPVYDDVRAINGAAIQAPAPSPGRACRADAPVTLQDVRAASPDEPAATSTP, from the coding sequence GTGGCCGCCGTCCTCGCCGTCGCCGCCCTGACGCTCACCGCCTCGCTGGTCGGCGTGGCCGTGACGAGCGTCTGGCCCACCGAGGTCTCGACCAGCTCGTACGCCGCCACGGTGCGCCTGTCGGCCGAGCCCGACCAGCTGTCCACGCTGCACGCGCCGACCCTCTTCGGCGACCTCGACCTGCGTTTCGACGGGGTGGTGCCCGCCCCGGGGATCAACGCCGTCGCACAGGTCTCCGACCGGATCACCACGGTCCTCGCCACCAAGGACCTGTCCGTCGGTGCGCTCAAGCCGACCCCCGCCGAGCTCGACCAGGTCACCTCGACCGTCGTGTCCCACGTCGGCGGCAAGTTCGCGCTCGGCGTGCTCGTCACCTGCCTCCTGGTGGCCTTCGCCATCCGGCACTGGCGCTCGCGCGACGCGGCGCTGCGGCCGTGGCGGCGGGCGGTCGTCATACCGGCTCTGGCAGCCGTACTCGCGCTCGGCGGGACGGCCGGCGCGGCGTGGACCACCTTCCAGCCCGGCCGGCTCGAGGCCGTGGGGACCAACGGGCTGCTCGGCTACGTGCGCTCCAACACCCGGATCCTCGCCGACGTGGAGGCCCGCTCGGAGCAGGCGTCCCCCTACGTCAAGAACATGCTGGCGCTGTCCGCGGCGCTGCAGGACAAGTTCGTCCCGGCCGAGCTGGCGACGCCGGCCTCCGTCAAGGTGCTCCTCGTCTCGGACATCCACGGCGCCAACGCCTATCCGCTGATGCGGCAGATCATCCAGACCGAGGGCATCACCGCCGTCGTCGACACCGGCGACCTCATCAACTTCGGGCGGGTCGAGGAGGCCGAGGCGGGCGGGCTGTTCACGGGGATCCGCTCGCTCGGGGTGCCCTACCTCTTCGTGCGCGGCAACCACGACGCCACCTCCCCCACCGACGAGGCCCTGCTGCAGCGGATGGCGCAGGTCCCCGGGGTCGTGGTGCTGCAGCCCGCGCCGCGCCGCTACACGATCGCGACGGTCGGCGGGCTGCGAGTCGGCGGCTTCAACGACCCGCGGTGGTTCGGCGACGACGGGGGCGGCGGGGCGACCTCGCAGGTGCCGGCCGCCGAGGCGTTCACCGAGGCCATGGACCAGCTGCGCGCCGGGACGGCCGTGGTGTCCACGCCCTCCTCGACCAGCGGCGCCACCGCCACCCCCAGCGGCGGCACCCCGGCGCCGACCACCCCCGGCACCAAGAGCCCCACGCCGACGCCGTCGCAGTCCGCCCTCGCCGCGGACTCCCGCCGGGGCCTGGACCTGCTCGTCACCCACGAGCCGTATGCCGCCGACCGGGTCGGCGACGCCGGCATCCGCCTCAACGGTCACATGCACTCCGCCGGGCTGCAGGGCAACCGCATCCAGGTGGGGACCTTCACCGGCGGTGGGGTCGTGTCGCACTACATCCAGGACAAGCAGGGTGGGGAGCTGTCGGGCCAGCCCTACGCCTTCGACATCCTCAGCTTCGGCGCGGACTGCCGGCTGCAGACGTTGACGCGCTACAGCTACCGCGACCTGCTCGAGGGACGCCCGGTCTACGACGACGTGCGCGCCATCAACGGCGCCGCCATCCAGGCCCCGGCACCGTCACCCGGCCGGGCCTGCCGCGCCGACGCCCCGGTCACGCTGCAGGACGTGCGTGCCGCGTCCCCCGACGAACCCGCCGCGACGAGCACGCCCTGA
- the lhgO gene encoding L-2-hydroxyglutarate oxidase, protein MKTEADVLVVGGGIVGLATARALQLRKPGAHVVVIDKEDDIARHQTGNNSGVIHAGVYYKPGSYKARLCFDGRVRLVEYLKDKGIPHRIDGKLVVATNADEVEKMKEIQRRCEANDVPTQWMTREEFREVEPHAEGVAALQVKVTGVVDYKVVCQSYADDIRAAGGEIRTGTALVSGRPGLNDVTVETTQGTIVAKQVVTCGGLNADLVARAMGAQPQTRIVGFRGEYYELTPEKSYLCNALIYPVPDPRFPFLGVHATRGIDGHVHLGPNAVIALAREGYSWTQINPRDMVQLAAFPGIWRLAQKYWKYSIGEVQRSFSKEAFVKATQKMMPEVQVEDVVRAGAGVRAQAMRPDGTLVEDFDFLHEHPRVLHVLNAPSPAATASLAIAEVIADKLAEAERVTI, encoded by the coding sequence ATGAAGACCGAGGCTGACGTCCTCGTCGTCGGTGGGGGCATCGTCGGGCTCGCGACGGCCCGCGCCCTCCAGCTCCGCAAGCCGGGCGCCCACGTCGTCGTCATCGACAAGGAAGACGACATCGCCCGCCACCAGACCGGCAACAACTCCGGGGTGATCCACGCCGGTGTCTACTACAAGCCGGGGTCCTACAAGGCCCGGCTGTGCTTCGACGGGCGGGTGCGCCTGGTGGAGTACCTCAAGGACAAGGGGATCCCGCACCGGATCGACGGCAAGCTCGTCGTGGCGACCAACGCCGACGAGGTCGAGAAGATGAAGGAGATCCAGCGTCGCTGCGAGGCCAACGACGTCCCGACGCAGTGGATGACCCGCGAGGAGTTCCGCGAGGTCGAGCCGCACGCCGAGGGCGTGGCCGCGCTGCAGGTCAAGGTGACCGGCGTCGTCGACTACAAGGTCGTGTGCCAGAGCTACGCCGACGACATCCGCGCCGCCGGCGGCGAGATCCGCACCGGCACCGCGCTCGTGTCGGGGCGTCCGGGCCTGAACGACGTCACCGTCGAGACCACCCAGGGCACGATCGTCGCCAAGCAGGTCGTGACCTGCGGCGGCCTCAACGCCGACCTGGTGGCGCGCGCGATGGGGGCGCAGCCGCAGACCCGCATCGTCGGTTTCCGTGGCGAGTACTACGAGCTGACGCCCGAGAAGTCCTACCTGTGCAACGCGCTCATCTACCCGGTGCCCGACCCGCGCTTCCCCTTCCTCGGGGTGCACGCGACGCGCGGCATCGACGGTCACGTCCACCTCGGCCCCAACGCCGTGATCGCGCTGGCCCGCGAGGGCTACTCGTGGACCCAGATCAACCCGCGCGACATGGTGCAGCTCGCGGCCTTCCCGGGGATCTGGCGGCTCGCGCAGAAGTACTGGAAGTACTCCATCGGCGAGGTGCAGCGCTCCTTCTCCAAGGAGGCCTTCGTCAAGGCGACGCAGAAGATGATGCCCGAGGTGCAGGTCGAGGACGTCGTCCGCGCCGGCGCCGGGGTCCGCGCCCAGGCGATGCGTCCGGACGGCACGCTCGTCGAGGACTTCGACTTCCTGCACGAGCACCCGCGCGTGCTGCACGTCCTCAACGCGCCCTCGCCCGCGGCCACCGCGTCGCTCGCGATCGCCGAGGTCATCGCCGACAAGCTCGCCGAGGCGGAGCGCGTCACGATCTGA
- a CDS encoding transposase family protein, with product MLSYRATLPVPLVVVRRVSAWLQHHRTVHDARPWQRAATCWTQAVLFLRWLINATPVHRLAADHGLSQATAYRYLHEAIDVVADRAPTLEDVLAGQLDTAAPFVCLDGTLIRTNRCSARSTSGNGAVKGYDIWYSGKHHAHGGNVQVLTDHTGFPIWTSPVEPGSTHDITTARTHAFPLLYPAAAKGLPTLADKGYAGAGIGIHTPIKGHNLDRGTRTTNRLLRALRAPAERANAILKHYRALRHITLDPARIGAIVAAALVIATMTRGRW from the coding sequence GTGCTGTCCTATCGTGCCACCCTGCCCGTTCCCCTCGTCGTCGTGCGCCGCGTGTCGGCGTGGCTCCAGCATCACCGCACGGTCCACGACGCGCGCCCCTGGCAGCGGGCCGCGACGTGCTGGACGCAAGCCGTGTTGTTCCTGCGCTGGCTGATCAACGCCACCCCTGTTCACCGCCTCGCCGCCGACCACGGCCTGTCCCAAGCGACGGCGTACCGGTACCTGCACGAGGCCATCGACGTCGTCGCCGACCGCGCCCCCACCTTGGAAGACGTCCTTGCCGGCCAGCTCGACACCGCCGCGCCGTTCGTCTGCCTGGACGGCACCCTCATCCGCACCAACCGGTGCTCTGCCCGCTCGACCAGCGGGAACGGCGCTGTGAAGGGGTACGACATCTGGTACTCGGGCAAGCACCACGCGCACGGCGGGAACGTCCAGGTCCTCACCGACCACACCGGATTCCCGATCTGGACCAGCCCGGTCGAGCCAGGGTCCACCCACGACATCACCACTGCCCGCACCCACGCCTTCCCCCTGCTGTACCCCGCCGCCGCGAAAGGCCTTCCCACGTTGGCGGACAAGGGCTACGCCGGCGCTGGGATCGGGATCCACACCCCGATCAAGGGCCACAACCTCGACCGCGGCACCCGCACCACGAACCGACTGCTGCGCGCCCTGCGGGCCCCGGCCGAACGCGCCAACGCCATCCTCAAGCACTACCGAGCCCTACGGCACATCACCCTCGACCCAGCCCGCATCGGCGCGATCGTCGCCGCCGCCCTCGTCATTGCCACCATGACTCGAGGCCGCTGGTGA
- a CDS encoding transposase family protein, whose translation MLSYRATLPVPLVVVRRVSAWLQHHRTVHDARPWQRAATCWTQAVLFLRWLINATPVHRLAADHGLSQATAYRYLHEAIDVVADRAPTLEDVLAGQLDTAAPFVCLDGTLIRTNRCSARSTSGNGAVKGYHIWYSGKHHAHGGNVQVLTDHTGFPIWTSPVEPGSTHDITTARTHAFPLLYPAAAKGLPTLADKGYAGAGIGIHTPIKGHNLDRGTRTTNRLLRALRAPAERANAILKHYRALRHITLDPARIGAIVAAALVIATMTRGRW comes from the coding sequence GTGCTGTCCTATCGTGCCACCCTGCCCGTTCCCCTCGTCGTCGTGCGCCGCGTGTCGGCGTGGCTCCAGCATCACCGCACGGTCCACGACGCGCGCCCCTGGCAGCGGGCCGCGACGTGCTGGACGCAAGCCGTGTTGTTCCTGCGCTGGCTGATCAACGCCACCCCTGTTCACCGCCTCGCCGCCGACCACGGCCTGTCCCAAGCGACGGCGTACCGGTACCTGCACGAGGCCATCGACGTCGTCGCCGACCGCGCCCCCACCTTGGAAGACGTCCTTGCCGGCCAGCTCGACACCGCCGCGCCGTTCGTCTGCCTGGACGGCACCCTCATCCGCACCAACCGGTGCTCTGCCCGCTCGACCAGCGGGAACGGCGCTGTGAAGGGGTACCACATCTGGTACTCGGGCAAGCACCACGCGCACGGCGGGAACGTCCAGGTCCTCACCGACCACACCGGATTCCCGATCTGGACCAGCCCGGTCGAGCCAGGGTCCACCCACGACATCACCACTGCCCGCACCCACGCCTTCCCCCTGCTGTACCCCGCCGCCGCGAAAGGCCTTCCCACGTTGGCGGACAAGGGCTACGCCGGCGCTGGGATCGGGATCCACACCCCGATCAAGGGCCACAACCTCGACCGCGGCACCCGCACCACGAACCGACTGCTGCGCGCCCTGCGGGCCCCGGCCGAACGCGCCAACGCCATCCTCAAGCACTACCGAGCCCTACGGCACATCACCCTCGACCCAGCCCGCATCGGCGCGATCGTCGCCGCCGCCCTCGTCATTGCCACCATGACTCGAGGCCGCTGGTGA
- a CDS encoding PadR family transcriptional regulator yields the protein MSIRQGLLALLADQPMYGAQLRAEFEARTGGTWPLNVGQVYQTLARLDRDGLVVELGDDDEGRTTYGLTDAGRAEVERWWAEPVDRESTPRNELAIKLALAVTVPGVDVTRIVQAQRTATMRQLRDLTRLKASTTGDPDRTQLAWLLVVENLIFGAESEVRWLDHVEARVARAARRSQHTGADPGCRPDVQALAPVHESSRK from the coding sequence ATGTCGATCCGCCAAGGGCTGCTCGCCCTCCTCGCCGACCAGCCCATGTATGGCGCCCAGCTGCGCGCCGAGTTCGAGGCCCGCACCGGCGGCACGTGGCCGCTCAACGTGGGGCAGGTCTACCAGACCCTCGCCCGCCTCGACCGCGACGGCCTGGTGGTCGAGCTGGGCGACGACGACGAGGGGCGCACGACCTACGGCCTCACCGACGCGGGACGCGCCGAGGTCGAGCGGTGGTGGGCCGAGCCCGTGGACCGCGAGTCCACGCCCCGCAACGAGCTGGCCATCAAGCTGGCCCTGGCGGTCACCGTGCCCGGCGTCGACGTCACCCGCATCGTGCAGGCCCAGCGCACCGCGACCATGCGTCAGCTGCGCGACCTCACCCGCCTCAAGGCGTCGACGACCGGCGACCCGGATCGCACCCAGCTGGCCTGGCTGCTGGTCGTGGAGAACCTCATCTTCGGCGCGGAGTCGGAGGTGCGCTGGCTCGACCACGTCGAGGCGCGGGTCGCTCGCGCCGCCCGGCGGTCGCAGCACACCGGCGCCGATCCTGGATGCCGGCCGGACGTCCAGGCCCTCGCCCCGGTGCACGAATCATCCCGAAAATAG